A part of Desulforegulaceae bacterium genomic DNA contains:
- a CDS encoding cytochrome ubiquinol oxidase subunit I: MDVVFLSRLQFAAATMFHFLFVPLTLGLSIMMAYMETKYVRTKNPVYLSMTKFWGKLFLINFALGVVTGITLEFQFGTNWSRYSAYVGDVFGSFLAIEATVAFFLESILIGIWVFGWKKLSAKAHAFVMWLIAIGGSLSAVWILIANAWMQHPVGYTIRNGRAELTDFMAVVTQKFAVLTILHTLSAAYVLSAFFVMSVSAWHLLKKNNVEFFTKSFRIALVMGLLSTIFVVAEGDVHAVDVAKVQPAKLAAMETHWETSTKAPVFLFSWPDEENEKNIIEIGRIPGVLSFLAFHDINAPVQGLKEFPKDERPPVAITALAFKVMVGSGFYFLTLMILGWFFRNKLIEKTWFLKLMVISLPLPYIAIEAGWVLAEVGRQPWIVYGLLKTSDAASPIASGQVLTTLIGFIVLYGLLGVAGFYMIFKNALKGPKDLTQ, from the coding sequence ATGGACGTTGTATTTCTTTCCAGACTGCAGTTTGCCGCAGCTACCATGTTCCACTTTTTGTTTGTTCCTCTGACCCTTGGGCTTTCCATAATGATGGCCTACATGGAAACCAAGTATGTTAGAACAAAAAATCCTGTATATCTTTCAATGACAAAATTTTGGGGAAAGCTGTTTTTAATAAATTTTGCATTGGGAGTTGTGACAGGAATTACACTGGAGTTTCAGTTCGGAACAAACTGGTCAAGGTATTCAGCCTATGTTGGTGATGTTTTCGGATCTTTTTTGGCAATTGAAGCAACAGTGGCATTTTTTCTTGAATCAATTTTAATTGGTATCTGGGTTTTTGGGTGGAAAAAGCTTTCTGCCAAGGCACATGCCTTTGTGATGTGGCTTATTGCCATAGGAGGAAGTTTGTCTGCTGTATGGATTCTTATTGCCAATGCATGGATGCAGCATCCTGTAGGGTATACAATAAGAAACGGAAGAGCAGAGCTTACAGATTTCATGGCTGTTGTCACCCAGAAGTTTGCTGTTTTAACAATTCTTCATACCTTGTCTGCGGCCTATGTTTTAAGTGCTTTTTTTGTAATGAGTGTAAGTGCCTGGCATCTTCTTAAAAAAAACAATGTGGAGTTCTTTACCAAATCCTTTAGAATCGCTCTTGTTATGGGTCTTTTAAGCACAATTTTTGTTGTTGCAGAAGGTGATGTTCATGCTGTTGACGTAGCCAAGGTTCAGCCTGCAAAGCTTGCTGCAATGGAAACCCATTGGGAAACAAGCACAAAGGCTCCTGTTTTTTTATTTTCATGGCCAGATGAAGAAAATGAAAAAAATATAATAGAAATAGGCAGAATCCCCGGAGTTTTAAGCTTTCTTGCCTTTCATGATATAAATGCTCCTGTTCAGGGTTTAAAAGAGTTTCCAAAAGATGAAAGGCCTCCTGTAGCAATCACAGCCTTGGCTTTTAAGGTAATGGTTGGTTCTGGTTTTTATTTTTTAACTCTGATGATATTAGGATGGTTTTTCAGAAATAAACTTATAGAAAAAACCTGGTTTTTAAAACTTATGGTTATTTCTCTTCCGCTTCCATATATAGCAATTGAAGCCGGCTGGGTTCTTGCTGAAGTAGGACGGCAGCCATGGATAGTATACGGACTTTTAAAAACATCTGATGCAGCTTCTCCTATAGCTTCCGGGCAGGTACTTACAACCTTGATCGGGTTTATTGTTCTTTACGGTCTCCTTGGAGTTGCAGGTTTTTATATGATATTTAAAAATGCACTTAAAGGTCCTAAAGACCTGACTCAATGA
- the cydB gene encoding cytochrome d ubiquinol oxidase subunit II: MMLESTWFFLWGLLWAIYFMTDGFDLGIGIVYPFLGKNNEEKRVMINSLGPLWDGNEVWLITAAGVTFAAFPILYSVMFSSLYTPLMLILFALIIRGVSFEFRGLSNKKSWVFIWDSSVFVGSFLPAFLFGVAFANIFQGIPIDENGIIQESVFSLLNPYGLLGGFLFVVLFIVHGLLWLCVRVTGDLKDRALSFVKKMWIVEVIVIIGFVAGSYVYTNLFDNYFKYRLLWLILLAAVVSLFMIRFFISKRKFFTAWAFSASTIVFSTFFGIAGLFPNLFPSSINPEYSLTAFNSSSSPYTLKIMLVVVVVFIPIVIAYQSFAYKLFSNKVDPKDLIY, translated from the coding sequence ATGATGCTTGAATCAACCTGGTTTTTTCTTTGGGGGCTTTTATGGGCTATTTATTTTATGACAGACGGATTTGATCTTGGAATAGGAATTGTTTATCCTTTTCTTGGTAAAAATAATGAAGAAAAAAGAGTGATGATTAACTCTCTTGGGCCTTTGTGGGACGGTAATGAGGTTTGGCTTATCACTGCTGCAGGTGTTACTTTTGCTGCTTTTCCAATTCTTTATTCTGTTATGTTTTCTTCTCTTTACACACCTTTGATGCTTATTTTGTTTGCCTTGATAATAAGGGGAGTTTCTTTTGAGTTTAGGGGGCTTTCCAATAAAAAATCATGGGTATTTATCTGGGATAGTTCTGTTTTTGTAGGAAGTTTTTTACCTGCGTTTTTGTTTGGTGTGGCATTTGCCAATATATTTCAGGGGATTCCCATAGATGAAAACGGAATAATCCAGGAAAGTGTTTTTTCACTTTTAAATCCATACGGACTTTTGGGTGGGTTTTTGTTTGTTGTCTTGTTTATTGTTCATGGACTTTTATGGCTTTGTGTAAGAGTTACAGGCGATCTTAAAGACAGGGCTTTGAGTTTTGTAAAAAAAATGTGGATTGTTGAAGTTATTGTAATTATTGGTTTTGTTGCTGGCAGTTATGTTTACACCAATCTTTTTGACAATTACTTCAAATATAGGCTTTTATGGCTTATTCTTCTAGCTGCTGTTGTTTCTCTTTTCATGATAAGGTTTTTTATTTCAAAGAGAAAATTTTTTACTGCCTGGGCTTTTTCAGCTTCAACAATAGTTTTTTCTACATTTTTTGGAATAGCAGGATTGTTTCCCAATCTTTTTCCTTCAAGCATAAACCCTGAATATAGTCTTACAGCTTTTAATTCATCATCAAGCCCTTATACACTTAAAATTATGCTTGTAGTTGTGGTTGTTTTTATTCCAATTGTTATAGCTTACCAAAGCTTTGCCTATAAATTGTTTTCTAATAAAGTTGATCCAAAAGATCTTATATATTAA